In Notamacropus eugenii isolate mMacEug1 chromosome 1, mMacEug1.pri_v2, whole genome shotgun sequence, one genomic interval encodes:
- the SLC38A3 gene encoding sodium-coupled neutral amino acid transporter 3 translates to MNPPEVPSQTEMVELVPNGKHVEGLCPVALPAVGVERCESGRPNHGEAEGFLPQNVNKETHFTDFEGKTSFGMSVFNLSNAIMGSGILGLAYAMANTGILLFLFLLTCVALLSSYSIHLLLKSSGIVGIRAYEQLGYRAFGTPGKLMAAIAITLQNIGAMSSYLYIVKSEVPLVIQAFLNLPEKTSDWYMNGNYLVVLVSVTIILPLALMRQLGYLGYSSGFSLSCMVFFLIAVIYKKFQISCPLSTFSANVTGNTSHVQIIMKDSSGGDPLIQASNPENCALSFFTLNTQTAYTIPIMAFAFVCHPEVLPIYTELRDPTKQKMQHISNLSIAVMYVMYFLAALFGYLTFYDRVESELLHTYNKVDPFDVLILCVRVAVLTAVTLTVPIVLFPVRRAIQQMLFQDKEFSWLRHTLIAVILLTFINLLVIFAPNILGIFGIIGATSAPCLIFIFPAIFYIRIVPKDKEPLKSTPKILAACFAGLGVLMMTMSLSFIIMDWISGNSKSGGNH, encoded by the exons ATGAACCCCCCCGAGGTGCCCTCACAAACAGAGATGGTGGAACTGGTACCCAATGGCAAACATGTGGAAGGACTGTGCCCCGTGGCTTTGCCCGCTGTTGGAGTTGAAAG GTGTGAGAGTGGAAGACCCAACCACGGGGAAGCAGAGGGATTCCTACCCCAAAATGTCAACAAGGAGACACACTTCACAGAT TTTGAAGGAAAGACTTCATTTGGAATGTCTGTGTTTAACCTCAGTAATGCTATCATGGGCAGCGGCATCCTGGGCCTGGCATATGCCATGGCCAACACTGGCATCCTGCTCTTCCT ATTCCTCCTCACCTGCGTGGCCCTACTCTCCAGCTATTCCATCCACTTGCTGCTCAAGTCTTCAGGGATTGTAG GCATCCGGGCCTATGAACAGCTGGGCTATCGAGCCTTTGGGACACCAGGGAAACTGATGGCAGCAATAGCTATCACCCTACAGAACATCGGAG CCATGTCCAGTTACCTGTACATCGTGAAATCTGAAGTGCCCCTGGTCATCCAAGCCTTCCTCAACCTACCAGAGAAAACCTC gGATTGGTACATGAATGGGAACTACCTGGTGGTCCTGGTCTCAGTCACCATCATCCTGCCCTTGGCTTTGATGAGGCAGCTGG GCTACCTGGGCTATTCCAGCGGCTTCTCTCTCAGCTGCATGGTGTTCTTCCTGATTGCA GTCATCTACAAGAAGTTCCAGATCTCATGCCCACTGTCCACATTCTCTGCCAATGTGACGGGCAATACCAGCCATGTACAAATCATCATGAAGGATTCCTCGGGTGGGGACCCCCTCATCCAGGCCTCCAACCCTGAGAACTGTGCCCTCAGCTTCTTTACCCTCAATACACAG ACAGCATACACCATTCCAATCATGGCCTTCGCCTTCGTCTGCCACCCAGAGGTGCTACCCATCTACACAGAGCTCAGGGA CCCCACTAAGCAGAAGATGCAGCACATATCCAACCTGTCCATTGCTGTCATGTATGTGATGTATTTCCTGGCTGCCCTCTTTGGCTACCTCACCTTCTATG ATCGGGTGGAGTCGGAGCTCTTGCACACTTACAACAAAGTGGACCCCTTTGACGTGCTGATCCTGTGTGTCCGAGTGGCCGTGCTCACAGCTGTCACCCTCACTGTCCCCATTGTCCTTTTCCCG GTACGGAGGGCCATCCAGCAGATGCTGTTCCAGGACAAAGAGTTCAGCTGGCTTCGGCACACACTCATCGCTGTCATCCTACTGACCTTTATCAACCTGTTAGTCATCTTTGCCCCCAACATCCTGGGCATCTTCGGAATCATTG GCGCCACCTCGGCACCCTGTCTCATCTTCATCTTTCCAGCAATCTTCTATATCCGAATTGTGCCCAAGGACAAAGAGCCGCTGAAGTCCACTCCCAAAATATTG GCCGCGTGCTTTGCAGGGTTAGGTGTTCTCATGATGACCATGAGCCTGAGTTTTATCATCATGGACTGGATCTCTGGGAACAGCAAAAGTGGTGGCAACCACTAG